GGTGACGTTCTTAGTCGAACTTCCGCTCTCTAACCCGCCTGCGCTTTTCGTAGTGTCTAGCTCCGGCTCCTAGTGTCTAGCGTCATAAGCCAGCTCCTCTCCAAAGGCTATCGCCTTTTCCGAAGATCTGGCTTATGCGTACGACACTGAACAGTCGCCTGCGCTTTTCGTTTAACTATGATACAATTTATCCATAATTAATGCGAAGAAGCAGGTGATGATATGCGTTTTTTGGAGAAGGCGCCGGCTAAGATTAATTTAGCCTTGGACGTGTTGTACAAGCGTCCGGATCAGTATCATGAAGTGGATATGATTATGACGACAATTGATTTGTCTGATCGCATTGAGTTAAGCCCTTTGAGAACTGATGAGATTCTGATTGTTTCGGAAAATCGGTTTGTTCCGAGTGATCACCGTAATCTTGCTTTTCAGGCTGCTCAAGTGTTGAAAGATAAGTTTGGCATCCGTGAGGGTGTGGAGATCTATATTGAGAAGCAAATTCCTGTAGCTGCTGGGCTTGCTGGGGGAAGTAGTGATGCTGCCGCGGTTCTGAGAGGGCTGAATCGATTGTGGGAATTGGATTTAAGTGTTCAGGAGCTGGCCGCAATCGGAGCTCAAATCGGTTCTGACGTGTCTTTCTGTGTTCATGGTGGAACAGCGAGGGCTACTGGCAGAGGGGAAAGAATCGAAAAACTTCCTGCACCGCCGGCTTGCTGGGTAGTATTGGCGAAGCCGACGATGGGCGTGTCGACTCAAGCGATTTATGAGAACTTGAATTTAGAGGAAGCGGAACATCCTGATATCAAAGGGATGGTGAAGGCTATTCAGAAAGAAGATTATCAAGAGATTTGTGAGAAGATCGGAAATGTATTGGAACCTGTCACCGTTCAGTTACACAGTGATGTTCAACAAATTAAAGAACATATGCATGAATTTGGTGCGGATGCTGTGTTAATGAGCGGAAGTGGTCCGACGGTATTTGGCTTAGTTCAACATGAAACAAGAGCTCAGCGTATTTACAACGGTTTACGAGGTTTCTGTGATGAAGTTTACGTGGTACGTATGCTTGGAGGACGAGTCCCTCTTGATTAAAGCCGTATAAAACTGTTATATTAAATGAAAATATTCGGTTTTTGAGGTGTAGAAATGAAAAGAAGTGAACGTTTGGTCGGAATGACGTATTATTTATTGGAGCATCCCCAACAACTTGTCTCTTTACCTTTCTTTACAGAGGCATATGATGCAGCTAAGTCTTCTGTGAGTGAAGATTTAGGTATTATTAATCAAATGTTTCAAAAGCAAGGGATTGGAGAGTTGCACACTGTTTCAGGTGCAGCAGGTGGTGTGAAGTTCATTCCGTTTAATTCGCAAGAGAATAGTGAACACTTTGCTGATCTATTGGCAAAGCAATTAGAAGACCCTGAACGCCTACTCCCGGGTGGTTACTTGTTCATGAGCGATTTGCTAGGGGACCCGGAAACGATTCGGAATATCGGACGTCTTTTTGCGACTCATTTTTCGAAGCAACACGTGGATGTCATTATGACGGTGGCTACTAAAGGGATTCCTTTAGCTTATGCGGTCGCATCATTCTTAAATGTTCCGGTCGTCATTGTCAGACGTGATCCTAAAGTTACAGAAGGATCAACGGTCAGCATTAACTACGTATCAGGGTCATCAAGAAAGATCCAGACAATGGTCTTACCTAAACGCAGTCTCCAAAAAGGGGCTAATGTCTTAATCATAGATGATTTTATGAAGGCCGGGGGTACCATTGATGGAATGAAGAGCCTGTTGAAAGAATTTGAAGCTAATGTAGCAGGTATTGGTGTTTTAGCTGAAGCGGAAGATGAAGATGAGGAACGTGTCGTGCAAGATTACGTATCACTCCTTCAAATAAATAACGTAGACATTAAAGAAAAGAAAATCGAAGTACACAGAGGAACTATGTTCCACTCGTAACTAGAGAAGAATGCATTGAATTGCATTCTTCTTTTTTTGACGTAAAAAATCGTATAGGCATTTAGAGAATTGTTTAAAAAGTTATTACCTTTTCTAAAGGAAGATATAACGGGCTGAATCATCGTACAAAGGAATTAAGATTTTGGATATTGTTAGAAAAACTTAAATTTTTTTTATATTTAAGAAGGAATTTGAACAGTCTTGTTGAATATTGGTAAATAAGTTCCTATGGAAAAAGGTGGTGACAAATAATGGAAGTAACTGACGTGAGACTACGACGCGTTAATACTGAAGGAAGAATGCGAGCAATTGCTTCTATTACGTTGGATGGTGAATTTGTTGTTCACGACATTCGAGTAATTGATGGCAACAATGGTTTGTTTGTGGCGATGCCGAGCAAACGTACTCCAGATGGAGAATTTCGTGATATTGCCCATCCAATTAACTCTGGCACACGTGGGAAAATTCAAGACGCTGTGTTAGAAGAGTATCATCGAGCGGGACAAGTTGAAGAAGAAGTGGAGTATGAAGAAGCTGGAGCTTCCTAATGCTTTACAACGCAACAGGAGTCTAATCAACAGATTAGGCTTCTTTTTTTGGTCAGAAATGAGTGAATAAAGGAAATATCCTACATATCTGTATATCAATTAGGGCTTCTCGGTAGATTACCCTCTAAAAGTCCTGCATTATAAGGTGTGAAGCCGTTCTCATAATCTTTTCTTTGTTGAAAATAGTGCGGTTTTAAGATATATTCGTAATGGATAAAAAGGATGGAGGTTTCTTCATGAATAATCGCTATGCTGTTGTATTGGCAGCCGGGCAAGGGACACGCATGAAATCGTCGTTGGCGAAAGTATTGCATCCTGTTTGCGGTAAGCCTATGGTGCAACATGTAATGGATCAATTAACGTCTCTTCAACTAGATGAAGTTATAACAGTAGTAGGGCGTAGTGCTGATGAAGTGCGTGAACAAATCGGCGCGGACAGCCAATTTGTTGTTCAGGAAGAGCAACTTGGGACAGGGCATGCGGTTCAACAAGCTGAACCTATCCTTGGCACTAACAAGGGAACAACTCTTGTAGTAGCAGCTGATACCCCACTACTTACAGCAGAAACGCTTGAGTCAGTGTTTAACTATCATGAACAAGAACAGGCGAAAGTAACGGTTCTGACAGCTCATGCTGAAGATCCGACAGGCTATGGTCGAGTGATTCGTGATGAACACGGGGATGTCGCTCGTATAGTTGAGCATAAAGATGCTTCTCCACAAGAACAAGCAGTTCAGGAAATCAACACAGCTATCTATTGTTTTGATAATGAGGCACTTTTTGAATCTCTTCAGAATGTTTCAAATGATAATGCTCAAGGGGAGTACTACCTTCCTGATGTGATCGAAATCCTTAAGAACAAAGGGGAAAAGATTGCTGCTTATCAATCTTCAGACTTTGAAGAAACATTGGGTGTAAACGACCGCGTTGCGTTATCACGTGCGGAGAAGGCAATGAAACGTCGAATTAATGAGCGTCACATGCGCAATGGCGTTACTCTGATCGATCCGGATCATACGTATATCGGATTAGATGTTACAATTGAACAGGATGCTATCATTTATCCTGGGTGTGTTCTTGAAGGAAACACACAAATTGCAACAGGTGCAGAAATTGGTCCTCATACTGAAATTAAGAATTGTTCAGTTGGACAAGCTACGGTTATTAAGCAAAGTGTTGCTCATGAAAGTCACATTGGGAATCGTGTGAAAATCGGCCCGTACGCTCACATACGTCCCGCTTCTACCCTTGCTGACGACGTTAAAGTTGGAAACTTTGTAGAGTTGAAGAAAGTTTCGTTTGGCGAAGGAAGTAAGGCTTCTCACTTAAGTTATATTGGTGATGCTGAGGTAGGAAACGGAGTAAATATTGGTTGTGGGACGATTACCGTAAACTATGATGGCCAGAATAAGCATCTAACAACCATACAAGATGATGCGTTTATCGGGTGTAACTCCAACTTAGTAGCGCCTGTTACAGTTGGTCATGGTGCATATGTAGCTGCAGGCTCAACGATTACAGATGATGTTCCTGATCGTGCGTTGTCGATTGCTCGTTCTCGTCAAACGAATAAAGACGGGTACGCAGATAAAATAAATCAAGCGAAAAAAGATTAATGGAGGTTTTAGCGAATGGCTACTTCTCAATATAAAGATCCAGCTTTAAAAGTGTTCTCACTTAATTCAAACCCAACTCTAGCTCAAGAAATTGCAGAGAATATTGGTACAGAATTAGGAAAATGTACGGTAACAAGTTTTAGTGATGGAGAGGTTCAAATTAACATTGAAGAAAGTGTACGTGGGTGTGACGTATATGTAATTCAATCAACTTCAGAGCCAGTAAACCAACACATTATGGAATTACTTATTATGATTGATGCATTGAAGCGTGCTTCTGCTCGTTCCATTAACATTGTAATGCCGTACTATGGTTACGCACGTCAAGACCGTAAAGCACGCTCTCGTGAGCCAATTACGTCTAAGCTTGTCGCGAACCTTCTTCAAACAGCTGGTGCAAGCCGCGTCATTATGTTAGATTTACACGCACCTCAAATTCAAGGATTCTTCGATGTACCAATCGACCACCTTGTAGGTGTTCCACTTCTTTCTGATTACTTTGAAGAGAAGAATTTCGATGATGTGGTTATTGTTTCGCCTGACCACGGTGGCGTTACACGTGCCCGTAAAATGGCTGATCGCCTGAAAGCACCAATTGCGATTATTGATAAGCGTCGTCCTCGTCCGAACGTAGCCGAAGTTATGAATATTGTCGGTAATATTGAAGGAAAAACAGCGATCCTGATTGATGATATTATTGATACAGCGGGAACGATTACACTTGCAGCCAATGCTCTTATCGAAAATGGGGCAAAAGAAGTCTATGCTTGTTGTACTCACCCTGTTCTATCTGGACCGGCAATTGAGCGTATTGACAACTCTAAGATTAAAGAGCTTGTCGTAACAAATACGATTCCTCTTAAAGATGAAAAACGTATCGATAAAATTACAGAGCTTTCTGTAGGAGAGCTAATTAGCGAAGCTATTACACGTGTTCACGAGCGTAAATCAATCAGCGTATTATTTGATTAATTTACCTTTTTTCTGAAAATCAGGTTTACACCCTCTGTAAAAGGGAATTATAAATCATTAGAAGCTTTATAATTCTTTGGAGGGTGATAAACGTGGCAGTTACAGTTAAAGCGAATACGAGAGAAGATTTCAAACGTTCAACTAAAAATGAGCTTCGTAAGTCCGGACTGGTTCCAGCAGTTGTTTATGGAAAAGACAAAGAACCAATTGCGGTATCGGTAAACAGCTTAGAATTATTAATGACAGTACGTGATGAAGGGAAGAACGCAATTATTTCCCTTGATATAGAAGGTAAGAAACCCGTAGACGTAATGTTACATGATTATCAGATTGAACCGATTCGTAATGAGTTATATCATGCCGATTTCTATATGGTTGATATGAGTCAGGAAATTGATGTAGAAGTAGCAATTCACTTAGAAGGAGAAGCACAAGGGACGAAAGATGGTGGGATTCTTTCTCAGCCACTTCATGAACTTTCCGTTCGTGCTAAGCCAAACGAAATCCCTGAAGAGATCAAACTAGATGTTACAAATCTAGAAGTTGGGGATAGTCTTCTTGTGAGTGATGTGAAAGCTGGAAATAACTACGAAATTACTCAGGATGAGACCACAACAATTGTGACCATCTTACCTCCTCAAACTGAAGAAGTTGTCGAACCAGGCGAAACTCAGGATGGAGATGTAGAACCAGAAGTCATTAATCAAAAAGATGATGATGAAGCGGAAGAGAGCGAAGAAGCTTAATATTCTTCGGTTGGATATGAGGCGTAACCCAAAAGGTTACGTCTCTTTTTACACGTAAAGAAGGATTCAGTAGCAGAATTGAAGAATTAAAAGAACAACGCTTTGAACTCTTCTTTTTCGCTTATAATAAAGAGAGCAGAAGACTTTTCAACTAGATAAAGAAGAGAGTGATTACATGAAATGTATTATTGGTCTAGGGAATCCAGGCCCTAAATTTGAAGATACGCGCCACAATATTGGATTTATGGTAATTGATGAGCTATTACGTCGCCATAATTGGAAATTAGATAAAGAGAAATATAAAGGACAGCATACTGTAGAACGTCTAGGTGGAGAAAAGGTTATTCTTTTAAAGCCACTGACGTATATGAACTTATCTGGAGAGTCTATTCGCCCGTTGATGGACTATTACGATTTAGCTCCGGAGGATATCGTTGTGATCTATGATGATTTGGATTTACCTCCAGGAAAGGTTCGTTTGCGTCAAAAGGGTGGACACGGGGGCCATAACGGAATCCGTTCAACCATCGATCACCTAGGTACGAAGGAATTCCCGCGCATAAGACTTGGAATTGGACGTCCTAGTGGTCCGATGCCTGTACCTGACTATGTGTTAGGGAAGTTTCAAGGGGAAGATGCTACGGCAGCGAAAGAAAGTGTTCAAAAGGCTGCAGATGCGTGTGAAGCTTGGATGGAAAAAGGCTTTTTAGAAGTTATGAATGAATTTAACAAGTAAAATGAGTAGAGTAGAGAAGCGGTCATTCGTATAACGTTAGGAGACTCCGGACAAACTAGAGTGTAAATAGCTAGTTTTAGGAGGATGACCATGGCCGTTAAATATCAGTGTCGTCATTGCAAAAAGGAAATCGGTGAACTATCACAAGATGTGCTTGATTCCGTCGAGCTTGGACTTACTTCTCTGAACGAGGAGGAGCTTTTAGATATGGTTAGCTATCACGAAAATGGTGATGTGATGGTAAGAACAATTTGTGAAGATTGCCAAGAATCATTAGAAGAAAATCCTCACTATCATGAACTTGATTTCTTTATACATTAAATTGATTTGTTCGCTTTGGTGAAAAGCCAAAGCATTTTTGTATGGAGTGTGGGGATTAAGGGGGGGAACAGATTGCAAGGACTCAAGCAATTTCTAACACAACAAGATGATATCCACTCCATTATTTCAGGATTTTCATCAGGCATGAAAGAACAGTTTGTATCAGGGCTTTCAGGTTCTTCGCGTGGGGTCTTAATATCCTTACTTGAAGAATCTGCGAAGCGCCCTGTTTTAGTAGTGACCCATCAGCTTATGCAAGCTCAACAACTCTATGAAGATTTGCTTGGGCTCACAGAGCCTGAGGAAGTTCATTTATATCCAGTCAATGAATTAATTGCTTCGGAGATTGCGGTAGCAAGCCCTGAGTTAAGAAGTGAGCGGATTGAAGCTTTAAATCATTGGTCTGAGAGGAAATCGGGTATTTTAATTGCTCCGGTTGCCGCTCTTAAACGTATTTTGCCACCGACCTCCTACTGGGAGAACTATCAGCTTCCCTTTGAAGTGGGTGGGGTCATTCAATTAGAAGATTACATGAAACAACTAGTCGATATGGGCTATGAACGTGCTGATATGGTATCTGCTCCTGGAGAATTCAGCATGCGCGGTGGGATTATGGATATCTATCCACTAACACAACCCAACCCTTTGCGCATCGAGTTCTTTGACGATGAAGTGGATTCAATTCGTTATTTCGATTCAGAAAGTCAACGTTCACTGGAGAAAGTAAATCGGGTCACAATTGGACCTGCTAGTGAGTTGCTTTTAACCGATGAAGATTTAGCAAGGGCCGCTCAAAAGCTTAGCGAGTCTTTTGCAGACACGCTGAAGAATCTTAAATCACCAGAGTTAAAGGAAACGCTATCTGAGAATATCGAACGTGATATTGAACGATTAAAGCAGCAGGAACGTTTTCAGGAAATGTATAAATATATTTCTTTATACTATGAAGAATCGGCTAGTTTGCTAGATTATCTACCAGACAATGGGTTAATGGTCTTTGATGAAATGAGTCGAATTCAAGAAACCGCTACACGCTTAGATGAAGAAGAAGCCGAATGGTATAGTAGTTTGTTGGAATCAGGGCAAATGGTAAGGGATTTA
The nucleotide sequence above comes from Pontibacillus chungwhensis. Encoded proteins:
- a CDS encoding ribose-phosphate diphosphokinase, producing the protein MATSQYKDPALKVFSLNSNPTLAQEIAENIGTELGKCTVTSFSDGEVQINIEESVRGCDVYVIQSTSEPVNQHIMELLIMIDALKRASARSINIVMPYYGYARQDRKARSREPITSKLVANLLQTAGASRVIMLDLHAPQIQGFFDVPIDHLVGVPLLSDYFEEKNFDDVVIVSPDHGGVTRARKMADRLKAPIAIIDKRRPRPNVAEVMNIVGNIEGKTAILIDDIIDTAGTITLAANALIENGAKEVYACCTHPVLSGPAIERIDNSKIKELVVTNTIPLKDEKRIDKITELSVGELISEAITRVHERKSISVLFD
- the spoVG gene encoding septation regulator SpoVG, with amino-acid sequence MEVTDVRLRRVNTEGRMRAIASITLDGEFVVHDIRVIDGNNGLFVAMPSKRTPDGEFRDIAHPINSGTRGKIQDAVLEEYHRAGQVEEEVEYEEAGAS
- the ispE gene encoding 4-(cytidine 5'-diphospho)-2-C-methyl-D-erythritol kinase; protein product: MRFLEKAPAKINLALDVLYKRPDQYHEVDMIMTTIDLSDRIELSPLRTDEILIVSENRFVPSDHRNLAFQAAQVLKDKFGIREGVEIYIEKQIPVAAGLAGGSSDAAAVLRGLNRLWELDLSVQELAAIGAQIGSDVSFCVHGGTARATGRGERIEKLPAPPACWVVLAKPTMGVSTQAIYENLNLEEAEHPDIKGMVKAIQKEDYQEICEKIGNVLEPVTVQLHSDVQQIKEHMHEFGADAVLMSGSGPTVFGLVQHETRAQRIYNGLRGFCDEVYVVRMLGGRVPLD
- a CDS encoding 50S ribosomal protein L25/general stress protein Ctc encodes the protein MAVTVKANTREDFKRSTKNELRKSGLVPAVVYGKDKEPIAVSVNSLELLMTVRDEGKNAIISLDIEGKKPVDVMLHDYQIEPIRNELYHADFYMVDMSQEIDVEVAIHLEGEAQGTKDGGILSQPLHELSVRAKPNEIPEEIKLDVTNLEVGDSLLVSDVKAGNNYEITQDETTTIVTILPPQTEEVVEPGETQDGDVEPEVINQKDDDEAEESEEA
- the pth gene encoding aminoacyl-tRNA hydrolase, which produces MKCIIGLGNPGPKFEDTRHNIGFMVIDELLRRHNWKLDKEKYKGQHTVERLGGEKVILLKPLTYMNLSGESIRPLMDYYDLAPEDIVVIYDDLDLPPGKVRLRQKGGHGGHNGIRSTIDHLGTKEFPRIRLGIGRPSGPMPVPDYVLGKFQGEDATAAKESVQKAADACEAWMEKGFLEVMNEFNK
- the glmU gene encoding bifunctional UDP-N-acetylglucosamine diphosphorylase/glucosamine-1-phosphate N-acetyltransferase GlmU, with the translated sequence MNNRYAVVLAAGQGTRMKSSLAKVLHPVCGKPMVQHVMDQLTSLQLDEVITVVGRSADEVREQIGADSQFVVQEEQLGTGHAVQQAEPILGTNKGTTLVVAADTPLLTAETLESVFNYHEQEQAKVTVLTAHAEDPTGYGRVIRDEHGDVARIVEHKDASPQEQAVQEINTAIYCFDNEALFESLQNVSNDNAQGEYYLPDVIEILKNKGEKIAAYQSSDFEETLGVNDRVALSRAEKAMKRRINERHMRNGVTLIDPDHTYIGLDVTIEQDAIIYPGCVLEGNTQIATGAEIGPHTEIKNCSVGQATVIKQSVAHESHIGNRVKIGPYAHIRPASTLADDVKVGNFVELKKVSFGEGSKASHLSYIGDAEVGNGVNIGCGTITVNYDGQNKHLTTIQDDAFIGCNSNLVAPVTVGHGAYVAAGSTITDDVPDRALSIARSRQTNKDGYADKINQAKKD
- a CDS encoding anti-sigma-F factor Fin family protein, with amino-acid sequence MAVKYQCRHCKKEIGELSQDVLDSVELGLTSLNEEELLDMVSYHENGDVMVRTICEDCQESLEENPHYHELDFFIH
- the purR gene encoding pur operon repressor, with product MKRSERLVGMTYYLLEHPQQLVSLPFFTEAYDAAKSSVSEDLGIINQMFQKQGIGELHTVSGAAGGVKFIPFNSQENSEHFADLLAKQLEDPERLLPGGYLFMSDLLGDPETIRNIGRLFATHFSKQHVDVIMTVATKGIPLAYAVASFLNVPVVIVRRDPKVTEGSTVSINYVSGSSRKIQTMVLPKRSLQKGANVLIIDDFMKAGGTIDGMKSLLKEFEANVAGIGVLAEAEDEDEERVVQDYVSLLQINNVDIKEKKIEVHRGTMFHS